In one window of Henckelia pumila isolate YLH828 chromosome 1, ASM3356847v2, whole genome shotgun sequence DNA:
- the LOC140875495 gene encoding protein SWOLLEN 1 isoform X3: MDYDDNDCGGQNLHLAGEENSKISSVLQPFSLPKFDFDDSLHGHLRFDSLVENEVFLGIPSQEDNHWIEDFSRGSSGIEFNSNSTEPCALPRHDNVWSEATSSESVEMLLKAVGQEEVAPGETMVEGSDPQLGSSTKQVGDNLKNDQMDYVLEVEGCGLKATSESLHTDLKSSMDNQGDSSGLLNESLSEQEQENLPSPDTHVDNNESSSQLITESIVETSDVDKFCNSNFVNTVNAANDISVEVEVRKEEFSMNYELVGGNDSVNLDMPCHVEIPAKLGSVDHAVDACATTVGGTPGTSGKGESMSTLEGFNDACFIAAGNVDCGPAVFSSGTKIKQLPEGCDMLTEKPSSPLRENEFVAGIGIEGSKRDDLGDSADSSFNGADCITKTVVEDITNVREVAAIQEENLEQGDHVSPAMLPESMQTCRENDLSVQSVVHEGKLDASKCEDDKKLPLDSNILVSDDNEKEGMSTFSGEVAEVNLKAASTQSNNFSGDNPVLNSEVSGTILISSGAVEGDLSDLDEHDTPSYHIPNRDQNKIIESEANKESIISGTKVSFGVADEFAPAIGSEKSTLFDSVRVKEPETVDQSAMLMEASSAISFDKTSKDSNEDMEHSAPGLTVQDDVAEAAPSEKPKEAEEGKNTVENSSIVSATINAVDIDESNLLSLPGMSCTESSQGEVSKRVNLTNSESKNVGNVLSSSADAKLKTLSKEEGICTSDIRYLGSLTKSTGYSSSGLQSVPSIQASKLPVTGSVSLPTSGGTDPVILKGISHETSLMSDGVPPSGGFKASTERKSRRGSNKSVKESAKKGNQVKEKSPLRQTEKGGKSCGPLSPLLAGQLMTLDSVVKPRATVSIPGSTLPDLNTSAPISSFFQQPFTDLQQVQLRAQIFVYGSLIQGVAPDEACMVSSFGVSDGGRSTWEPSWRAVVEKLNGQKSQGYNFETPVRSSSGAKAPDQVSRQTFAGSEVLSSPAGRASNKVISSQAINPLIPLSSPLWNVSVSSCEAVPSSSAARCAGFDYPAVSPLHPYHTPPIRNLVSHTTSWQPQASFTVPWATSSQSSPFDISSSYTVFPISEPVKSAAAVKGSSSLSSGVKLVTPVPAIHTGSTALFPEASSLDLKKVAVSTTQTSANAKSRKRKKSSGVDSVLQASATATLADSFSIPVIDNRLSKKASAMEDFSRLPVSDSMPMPVVSCHYSTSIAFTSPSNSVPKGKSIQFVSSAWPSISNDHHKSGDLSMDKRAPFFEEFSKVEEAKLHAEEAAVHASAAMRHCQGLWSQLEQQKNSGLKTEAEAKLASAAVAVAAAASVAKAAAAAAKVASNAAMQAKQIADESVTKCGTLGAPECDTLNTVNNLANAIPVSILKSGDYNNTSSFVISAAKEAAKKRVEAASAATRHAENLDAIVKAAEMAAEAVSHAGKVVAMGDPFTLSQLVEAGPDGYWKVPQGGTVPGSKSNDMNNSKSDNSNVVEIYSKDMHVSNHITSPAQKELSRNVVDTAVTVEEGLVSSIKHGEKNSKANKDKRVTEPDKASGIAAEPILKSRLKSFTPVTYDNTAIIKDGSTVEVLKDRGDLKKAWFSANVLSLKDRDAFVCFTELQSDQGSEQLKEWVSLEAKDGNPPTVRIPHPITAAQFEGTRKRRRAAVKDYAWSVGDKVDAWVQDCWREGIISEKNKKDTTTWSVHFPAQGETLDVKVWHLRPTVVWVDGQWIECCRSGQVRTSQGDTPIEKRPKLGSNDMVTEGAGELSKTIDFAEVDKAEHRLPLSAEETVFNAGSTRVGKKPDMGRTMRSGSQKEGSRVVIGVPKPGKRRKFIEVSKHYVSDRNTKTVPGDSVKLAKFLTSQGPGSRGSKNSSKIDLKEKLLAEAKSKAPKSGKPPTVPSRILPQKDGLNSSHSNASDAAMSNDDNEAVEKSLTEFASFSNVPESAIVFSSRARSENRKKTSAMNPMPERFKKGKLAPSSGKSEKNEADENFVSGVAEPRRSIRRIQPTSRLLEGLQSSLTISKLPSSSHDKSHRSNTKNTSKGYSSRN, encoded by the exons ATGGACTATGATGACAATGACTGTGGAGGCCAGAATCTTCACTTAGCTGGTGAAGAGAATTCTAAAATTTCCTCAGTTTTACAACCATTTTCTCTTCCCAAGTTCGATTTTGATGACAGTCTTCACGGGCATTTAAGATTCGATAGTTTAGTTGAGAACGAAGTTTTTCTTGGTATTCCAAGTCAGGAAGACAATCATTGGATAGAGGATTTTTCTCGGGGAAGCAGTGGAATAGAGTTCAACTCCAACTCAACAGAACCTTGTGCTTTGCCGAGGCATGACAATGTGTGGTCTGAGGCAACATCATCGGAATCCGTTGAAATGTTACTGAAGGCAGTCGGACAGGAAGAGGTGGCCCCAGGTGAAACTATGGTTGAGGGTTCAGACCCTCAGCTTGGTAGCTCAACGAAACAAGTGGGTGATAACTTGAAGAATGACCAGATGGATTATGTGCTTGAAGTTGAAGGTTGTGGTTTAAAAGCGACCAGTGAAAGTTTGCATACAGACCTGAAGAGCTCCATGGACAATCAAGGTGATTCAAGTGGCTTGCTGAATGAATCTCTAAGCGAACAGGAGCAGGAAAATTTACCTAGTCCGGACACGCATGTTGATAACAATGAGAGCTCTTCTCAGCTGATCACCGAGAGCATTGTGGAGACCAGTGATGTGGACAAGTTCTGTAATTCCAATTTTGTTAACACGGTTAATGCAGCAAATGATATATCTGTTGAAGTGGAGGTACGAAAGGAAGAGTTCAGTATGAATTATGAATTAGTGGGTGGGAATGATTCCGTCAATTTGGATATGCCTTGTCATGTTGAAATTCCTGCTAAGTTGGGATCTGTAGATCATGCAGTTGACGCTTGTGCTACTACCGTTGGTGGAACTCCAGGTACTTCTGGGAAGGGAGAGTCCATGTCTACACTTGAGGGTTTCAACGATGCTTGTTTCATTGCTGCTGGTAACGTTGATTGTGGGCCTGCAGTTTTCTCTTCAGGTACAAAGATTAAGCAGCTGCCTGAAGGTTGTGATATGTTAACTGAGAAGCCATCTTCTCCACTTCGAGAAAACGAGTTTGTTGCGGGAATTGGAATAGAAGGCAGTAAGAGAGATGATCTTGGTGATTCAGCAGATTCGTCATTTAATGGTGCGGACTGCATTACGAAAACAGTGGTTGAGGATATCACAAATGTGAGAGAGGTTGCTGCCATACAGGAAGAAAATTTAGAGCAAGGGGACCATGTCTCTCCTGCCATGCTACCTGAGAGCATGCAGACATGCAGAGAAAATGATCTTTCCGTGCAGTCAGTTGTTCATGAAGGTAAACTGGATGCTTCTAAATGTGAGGATGACAAGAAGTTGCCTCTTGATTCAAATATTTTGGTCTCTGATGATAATGAGAAAGAAGGTATGTCCACCTTTTCAGGTGAGGTAGCGGAAGTAAATCTGAAGGCAGCTTCAACCCAATCCAATAATTTTAGTGGGGATAATCCAG TATTGAACTCGGAGGTTTCAGGCACAATTTTGATATCATCAGGTGCCGTAGAAGGTGATTTATCTGATTTGGATGAGCATGACACACCTTCCTATCATATACCGAACAGGgatcagaataaaataattgaatCTGAAGCAAATAAAGAATCAATTATATCAGGGACGAAGGTGTCTTTTGGAGTGGCTGATGAGTTTGCCCCTGCTATTGGATCTGAAAAGAGCACATTGTTTGATTCTGTTCGAGTCAAAGAACCTGAGACAGTTGATCAGTCTGCTATGCTGATGGAAGCTTCCAGTGCTATCTCTTTTGACAAAACTAGTAAGGACTCGAACGAAGATATGGAACATTCTGCCCCTGGTTTGACTGTGCAAGATGATGTAGCTGAAGCTGCACCTTCTGAAAAGCCAAAAGAAGCAGAAGAAGGAAAAAACACCGTGGAAAATTCTTCAATAGTTTCAG CTACCATCAATGCTGTTGATATTGATGAATCGAACCTGCTTTCTTTGCCTGGCATGAGTTGTACTGAGTCTTCGCAAGGTGAAGTAAGCAAGCGTGTGAATCTTACAAACAGTGAATCCAAAAATGTTGGCAATGTTTTATCATCATCAGCGGATGCAAAATTGAAAACTCTCTCCAAAGAAGAGGGAATATGTACTTCAGATATCAGGTATTTAGGAAGTCTAACTAAGTCTACTGGATATTCCAGCTCCGGTCTGCAATCAGTTCCCAGTATTCAAGCAAGCAAATTGCCTGTG ACTGGGAGTGTATCCTTACCGACATCTGGTGGCACAGATCCTGTAATATTGAAGGGAATTTCTCATGAAACTTCTTTAATGTCTGATGGGGTGCCACCATCTGGAGGCTTCAAAGCGTCGACCGAGCGGAAATCAAGACGTGGAAGCAATAAATCTGTGAAGGAAAGTGCAAAAAAGGGAAATCAGGTGAAGGAAAAATCACCTTTGAGGCAAACTGAAAAGGGGGGTAAATCTTGTGGGCCGTTGAGTCCGCTTTTGGCTGGCCAACTCATGACGCTCGATAGCGTTGTGAAGCCAAGGGCCACTGTTTCTATTCCTGGATCCACTTTGCCGGATCTAAATACTTCTGCTCCAATATCATCTTTCTTTCAACAGCCTTTTACCGATTTACAGCAAGTTCAACTGCGAGCACAGATCTTTGTTTATGGATCTCTTAT ACAAGGAGTAGCGCCTGATGAAGCTTGTATGGTTTCATCCTTTGGTGTGTCTG ATGGCGGCAGGAGCACTTGGGAACCTTCTTGGCGTGCTGTTGTAGAAAAGCTTAACGGTCAGAAATCCCAGGGATATAATTTTGAAACACCTGTACGATCAAGCTCAG GTGCTAAAGCTCCAGATCAAGTGAGTAGACAGACTTTTGCTGGAAGTGAAGTTCTTTCATCTCCTGCTGGTCGAGCAAGCAACAAAGTCATCTCTTCTCAGGCTATTAATCCATTGATCCCTCTCTCTTCACCCCTGTGGAATGTATCTGTCTCATCTTGTGAGGCTGTGCCCTCCAGCAGCGCAGCCAGATGTGCTGGTTttgattatccggctgtttctcCCTTGCACCCTTATCATACCCCACCCATACGAAATTTGGTGTCGCATACAACCTCTTGGCAACCTCAGGCTTCCTTTACAGTACCCTGGGCTACTTCTTCACAAAGTTCTCCATTTGATATTAGTTCTAGTTATACCGTGTTCCCGATTTCGGAACCAGTAAAGTCGGCAGCTGCAGTTAAAGGATCATCTTCTCTTTCCTCCGGTGTAAAGCTTGTAACTCCCGTTCCTGCAATTCATACCGGTTCTACTGCTCTATTTCCTGAGGCTTCCTCTCTTGACTTGAAAAAGGTGGCCGTGTCCACCACACAGACTTCTGCTAATGCAAAATCTAGAAAGAGAAAAAAATCTTCTGGTGTTGATTCTGTTTTACAGGCTTCTGCGACTGCTACACTGGCAGATTCTTTCTCTATACCTGTAATTGATAACCGATTGTCAAAAAAGGCTTCTGCAATGGAGGATTTCAGTCGACTACCAGTTTCAGATTCAATGCCTATGCCTGTAGTTAGCTGTCATTATTCTACATCGATTGCTTTCACGTCCCCTTCTAACTCTGTGCCAAAAGGCAAATCCATTCAGTTTGTCTCTTCTGCATGGCCCTCAATTTCTAATGATCACCATAAGAGTGGTGATTTGAGCATGGATAAAAGGGCACCGTTTTTCGAGGAGTTTAGCAAGGTTGAGGAGGCTAAGTTACACGCCGAGGAGGCAGCTGTCCATGCTTCCGCCGCCATGAGGCACTGCCAAGGTCTGTGGAGTCAGTTGGAGCAGCAAAAGAATTCTGGCTTGAAGACAGAAGCCGAAGCTAAATTAGCATCTGCTGCTGTTGCTGTTGCAGCAGCTGCTTCTGTTGCTAAAGCCGCTGCCGCAGCTGCAAAGGTCGCATCAAATGCTGCTATGCAGGCAAAACAAATAGCTGATGAATCAGTAACCAAATGTGGAACCCTCGGTGCACCTGAATGTGATACCTTGAACACTGTAAACAACTTGGCCAATGCAATTCCAGTATCGATTCTGAAGAGTGGAGATTATAACAATACTTCCAGTTTTGTGATATCTGCTGCCAAAGAGGCTGCTAAAAAAAGGGTTGAGGCTGCTTCAGCTGCTACGAGACATGCTGAAAACCTTGATGCCATTGTAAAGGCAGCGGAAATGGCAGCAGAGGCTGTTTCTCATGCTGGAAAAGTTGTTGCCATGGGTGATCCTTTCACTTTGAGTCAACTGGTGGAGGCTGGACCAGATGGTTATTGGAAAGTTCCGCAGGGGGGCACTGTGCCAGGTTCAAAATCAAATGACATGAATAATAGCAAATCTGACAACAGCAATGTAGTGGAGATTTATTCTAAGGATATGCATGTTTCTAATCATATCACATCGCCTGCTCAAAAGGAGTTGTCTAGAAATGTTGTGGATACTGCTGTCACAGTTGAAGAGGGTCTTGTATCTTCTATCAAGCATGGGGAGAAGAATTCAAAAGCTAACAAGGATAAAAGAGTGACAGAGCCAGATAAAGCCAGTGGCATTGCCGCCGAACCAATTTTAAAATCGAGATTAAAATCCTTCACTCCTGTTACATATGATAATACAGCAATAATAAAAGATGGTTCCACCGTTGAG GTACTTAAGGATCGTGGTGATTTAAAGAAAGCATGGTTCTCAGCTAACGTATTAAGTTTGAAGGATCGTGATGCCTTCGTTTGCTTCACAGAACTCCAATCGGATCAAG GCTCGGAGCAACTGAAGGAGTGGGTATCTCTAGAAGCCAAAGATGGTAATCCTCCAACGGTACGAATTCCCCACCCTATTACTGCAGCGCAATTTGAAGGGACAAGGAAAAGACGTCGAGCTGCTGTGAAGGATTATGCTTGGTCCGTTGGAGACAAAGTTGATGCTTGGGTGCAAGATTG TTGGCGTGAAGGGATTATTTCTGAGAAGAATAAAAAAGACACGACCACATGGAGTGTGCATTTCCCAG CTCAAGGGGAGACATTAGATGTTAAAGTATGGCATCTACGACCAACTGTAGTTTGGGTTGATGGTCAATGGATTGAGTGTTGCAGATCAGGGCAGGTAAGGACTTCCCAG GGAGATACACCAATAGAGAAGCGACCAAAGTTGGGAAGCAATGACATGGTGACAGAAGGGGCGGGTGAGCTGTCTAAAACCATCGATTTCGCAGAAGTAGACAAAGCTGAACACAGATTGCCTTTGTCTGCCGAAGAGACAGTTTTTAATGCTGGCAGTACTAGGGTTGGTAAAAAACCTGACATGGGCAGGACTATGAGGTCTGGTTCACAGAAAGAAGGATCAAGAGTTGTAATTGGTGTTCCTAAGCCTGGAAAGAGGAGAAAATTTATTGAAGTAAGCAAACATTATGTTTCTGATAGGAACACCAAGACTGTACCTGGTGATTCAGTTAAGTTAGCTAAATTTTTGACGTCTCAAGGACCAGGATCGAGGGGATCGAAAAATAgttcaaagattgatttgaagGAGAAACTATTAGCAGAGGCTAAATCCAAAGCTCCCAAGTCTGGCAAACCTCCAACCGTCCCAAGTAGAATATTACCTCAGAAAGATGGCTTAAACTCTTCCCACTCCAATGCAAGTGATGCTGCGATGAGCAATGATGATAATGAAGCAGTTGAGAAAAGCCTTACAGAATTTGCATCCTTTTCCAATGTTCCTGAAAGTGCAATAGTATTTTCTTCTCGAGCTCGATCAGAAAATCGCAAGAAAACATCAGCAATGAATCCTATGCCTGAGCGGTTCAAGAAAGGAAAACTTGCACCTTCCAGTGGGAAGTCGGAAAAGAACGAAGCAGATGAAAATTTTGTTTCCGGTGTTGCTGAACCCCGCCGATCAATTCGCCGAATTCAGCCAACATCAAGG CTGTTGGAAGGGCTACAAAGCTCCCTCACGATATCAAAGCTCCCATCATCTTCACATGACAAAAGCCACAGGAGCAACACTAAAAACACATCTAAAG GGTATAGTAGCCGGAATTGA